A genomic region of Zea mays cultivar B73 chromosome 6, Zm-B73-REFERENCE-NAM-5.0, whole genome shotgun sequence contains the following coding sequences:
- the LOC542225 gene encoding CDPK-related protein kinase — protein MGQCYGKAGGASSRRADHDDHAHAVAPPSPLPANGAPPPQPATPGRRKSGSATPVHHQAATTAWPSPYPAGGASPLPAGVSPSPARSTPRRFFKRPFPPPSPAKHIKATLAKRLGGGKPKEGTIPEEGGAGVAADSAEAERPLDKTFGFANNFGAKYDLGKEVGRGHFGHTCSALVKKGEYKGHAVAVKIISKAKMTTAISIEDVRREVKILKALSGHNNLVKFYDACEDALNVYIVMELCEGGELLDRILARGGRYTEEDAKAIVVQILSVVSFCHLQGVVHRDLKPENFLFATRDESAPMKLIDFGLSDFIRPDERLNDIVGSAYYVAPEVLHRSYSMEADIWSIGVITYILLCGSRPFWARTESGIFRSVLRADPNFDDSPWPSVSAEAKDFVKRFLNKDYRKRMTAVQALTHPWLRDEQRQIPLDILVFRLVKQYLRATPLKRLALKALSKALREDELLYLRLQFKLLEPRDGLVSLDNFRTALTRYVTDAMRESRVLEFLHALDPLAYRKMDLEEFCAAAISPYQLEALESWEEIAGTAFQHFEQEGNRVISVEELAQELSLAPTHYSIVQDWIRKSDGKLNFLGFTKFLHGVTIRGSNTRRH, from the exons ATGGGGCAGTGCTACGGGAAGGCAGGCGGCGCGTCGTCGCGGCGGGCGGACCACGACGACCACGCCCACGCGGTCGCGCCGCCGTCCCCGCTGCCGGCCAAcggcgcgccgccgccgcagccCGCCACGCCCGGGCgccgcaagtccggatcggccacGCCGGTGCACCACCAGGCGGCGACGACCGCCTGGCCCAGCCCGTACCCCGCCGGCGGGGCCAGCCCGCTCCCCGCGGGCGTGTCGCCGTCGCCTGCCAGGTCCACGCCCCGCAGGTTCTTCAAGCGGCCCTTCCCGCCGCCCTCGCCCGCCAAGCACATCAAGGCCACTCTCGCCAAGCGCCTCGGCGGGGGCAAGCCCAAGGAGGGCACCATACCGGAGGAGGGCGGCGCCGGCGTCGCCGCCGACTCCGCCGAGGCCGAGCGCCCGTTGGACAAGACGTTCGGCTTCGCCAACAACTTCGGGGCCAAGTACGACCTCGGGAAGGAGGTCGGGAGGGGACACTTTGGCCACACCTGCTCCGCCCTGGTCAAGAAGGGCGAGTACAAGGGCCATGCCGTCGCCGTCAAGATCATCTCCAAAGCTAAG ATGACGACAGCCATTTCCATTGAAGATGTTCGTAGGGAAGTCAAGATTTTGAAAGCTCTATCAGGGCACAATAATCTCGTCAAATTCTATGATGCATGTGAGGACGCCCTCAATGTCTACATTGTCATGGA ATTATGTGAAGGTGGAGAGTTGCTAGATAGAATTTTGGCTAG AGGCGGGAGATATACAGAAGAAGATGCCAAAGCTATCGTTGTACAGATTTTGAGTGTAGTGTCCTTCTGTCATCTTCAGGGAGTAGTTCATCGTGATTTGAAGCCAGAG AATTTTCTTTTCGCAACAAGAGATGAAAGTGCTCCTATGAAGTTAATTGACTTTGGTCTGTCTGATTTTATTAGACCAG ATGAAAGGCTCAATGATATTGTTGGAAGCGCATATTATGTCGCTCCAGAGGTTCTACACAGATCGTACAGTATGGAAGCAGACATTTGGAGTATAGGTGTCATAACATACATTCTGCTCTGTGGCAGTCGGCCATTTTGGGCAAGGACAGAATCTGGGATCTTTCGGTCTGTATTAAGGGCTGATCCCAACTTTGACGATTCACCATGGCCTTCAGTATCGGCTGAAGCTAAGGATTTTGTGAAGAGATTTCTGAACAAGGATTACCGTAAAAGAATGACTGCTGTCCAAGCACTGA CTCACCCTTGGTTACGAGATGAACAAAGGCAAATTCCATTGGACATACTCGTTTTCAGATTAGTTAAGCAATATCTTCGTGCTACTCCTCTTAAACGTTTGGCATTAAAG GCACTATCTAAGGCTTTAAGGGAGGATGAACTGTTGTATCTTAGATTGCAGTTTAAGCTGCTCGAGCCCAGAGACGGGCTCGTATCGCTCGACAACTTTCGGACG GCTCTGACGAGATACGTAACTGATGCTATGAGAGAATCAAGGGTTCTTGAGTTTTTGCACGCG TTGGACCCGCTTGCGTACAGAAAGATGGACTTGGAAGAATTCTGTGCGGCAGCAATCAGCCCGTACCAGCTGGAGGCTTTGGAAAGCTGGGAAGAAATCGCTGGAACGGCTTTTCAGCACTTCGAACAGGAGGGCAACCGAGTTATATCTGTGGAGGAGTTGGCGCAG GAACTAAGCCTCGCCCCGACTCACTACTCCATCGTGCAAGACTGGATCAGAAAGTCCGACGGCAAGCTTAACTTTCTTGGGTTCACCAAATTTTTGCACGGTGTCACGATACGGGGCTCAAACACGAGACGACACTAA